A single region of the Acidithiobacillus acidisediminis genome encodes:
- a CDS encoding MBL fold metallo-hydrolase, with translation MAFADLFALHREGCRMIFRQICSEKEGSLAYVLGDSITREAVAIDVVDSQLSAVEDFLRRRGLQLRLLLVTHWNASHEKAAGILREHWGARLAAHESISAASVDMRIRDEDILYFGEESLRVFHTPGLTACALMYAWNDRLFTGNTLLVRGLPPKLHGKARGDLLARMNTLLDRFAEETLLYPGREYRGRRLSSIEEYRRLVQSNSGGGSTGLLHRYNQLLQPTAKPVKKGRAEKDLHRYVPGQNLPAFL, from the coding sequence ATGGCATTTGCTGATTTGTTTGCGTTGCATAGAGAGGGCTGTCGCATGATTTTCCGTCAGATCTGTTCCGAAAAAGAGGGATCCCTCGCCTATGTCCTCGGCGACTCCATCACCCGCGAGGCGGTAGCGATCGATGTTGTCGATAGCCAGCTGAGCGCAGTGGAGGATTTCTTGAGGCGCCGCGGACTGCAGTTGCGACTGCTGCTCGTGACACACTGGAACGCCAGCCATGAGAAGGCCGCCGGGATTTTGCGCGAGCACTGGGGCGCCAGACTGGCTGCCCACGAAAGCATCAGCGCAGCCAGCGTTGACATGCGCATTCGCGATGAAGACATCCTCTATTTCGGCGAAGAATCCCTGCGCGTGTTTCACACCCCAGGCCTCACCGCCTGTGCCCTGATGTATGCCTGGAACGATCGTCTCTTCACCGGGAATACTCTGCTCGTTCGCGGTTTACCTCCCAAGCTGCACGGCAAAGCGCGGGGCGACCTACTCGCCAGAATGAACACCCTCCTCGACCGCTTTGCGGAAGAAACCCTGCTCTACCCTGGACGGGAATATCGGGGCCGCCGTCTCAGCAGCATTGAGGAGTATCGTCGCCTGGTACAAAGCAACTCCGGCGGAGGTTCCACCGGCCTGCTGCATCGTTACAACCAGTTATTACAACCCACCGCAAAACCAGTGAAAAAAGGACGGGCAGAAAAGGATCTGCATCGTTATGTGCCGGGGCAAAATCTGCCGGCGTTTCTGTAG
- a CDS encoding sigma-54 interaction domain-containing protein, translating to MLKQLRPELTSLLDCFSLPAVLLELDHTVLAANQAYRKQFGDGKPLQGRHCDEILQSAGMPCGGAGNECPLDRCLQSGSVQHVLHLHDGRALQIDLFPIRNSSGKPEYFLELLAPMPNQDTPPPGLVGQTPLMQQLEHLLHRAAPSEVPVLLLGESGTGKELAAAMIHRASRRAQGPFVVLDCSGLSETLFESELFGHERGAFTGAQSRKIGLAEAANGGTLFLDEVGDIPLPLQVKLLRLLETGTFRRVGGIEAIRSEFRLISATHRNLEAMVREEKFRQDLYYRISAFPITLPSLRERREDIPQIAGYLLQRLGYPRLRLSPEALQALLAHDYPGNVRELRNILNRAALLADDVWILPEHLPSNLRSAPEPESAAGSPGFANLVPLAEMEERYLRWARQIHLGDRRSLAHSLGISERTLYRKLESISGLPEQVEHA from the coding sequence ATGCTCAAGCAATTGCGTCCAGAGTTGACCTCATTACTCGACTGCTTTTCTTTGCCTGCGGTGCTTCTTGAGCTAGATCACACGGTGTTGGCGGCAAATCAGGCCTATCGCAAGCAATTTGGCGATGGCAAACCATTGCAGGGGCGTCATTGCGACGAGATTCTGCAGAGTGCGGGCATGCCCTGCGGTGGCGCTGGAAACGAATGTCCGCTGGACCGCTGTCTGCAGAGTGGCAGTGTCCAACATGTGCTTCATCTGCATGATGGACGCGCCTTGCAGATTGATCTATTCCCCATCCGCAATTCCAGCGGCAAGCCGGAGTATTTTCTCGAATTGCTTGCTCCCATGCCAAATCAGGACACTCCCCCGCCAGGGCTGGTTGGCCAAACACCCCTGATGCAGCAGTTGGAACATCTGCTGCACCGCGCCGCCCCGAGCGAAGTGCCGGTCTTGCTACTCGGTGAGTCCGGCACCGGCAAGGAGCTTGCGGCGGCGATGATCCATCGCGCCAGCCGGCGAGCCCAGGGTCCTTTTGTGGTGCTGGATTGTTCCGGTCTCTCAGAAACCCTTTTTGAAAGTGAGCTTTTTGGCCATGAGCGAGGCGCCTTTACCGGCGCGCAAAGCCGGAAAATCGGCCTTGCCGAGGCGGCGAATGGCGGCACGCTCTTTCTCGATGAGGTTGGCGATATTCCGCTGCCCTTGCAGGTGAAGCTCCTGCGCCTGCTGGAAACGGGCACGTTTCGGCGGGTTGGTGGGATCGAAGCCATCCGCTCCGAATTTCGCCTGATCTCGGCCACGCATCGGAATCTGGAAGCCATGGTGCGGGAAGAGAAATTCCGTCAGGATCTCTACTATCGAATCAGTGCCTTTCCCATCACCCTGCCGTCCCTGCGCGAGCGGCGGGAAGATATTCCGCAGATTGCGGGGTATCTGCTGCAACGCCTGGGCTATCCCCGTTTACGCCTGAGTCCCGAGGCATTGCAGGCACTTCTGGCGCATGACTATCCAGGCAATGTGCGGGAGTTGCGCAATATTCTGAACCGCGCTGCCTTACTGGCCGACGATGTCTGGATTTTGCCGGAACATCTGCCCAGCAATCTGCGCTCTGCACCGGAACCAGAGTCTGCGGCTGGCAGCCCGGGTTTCGCTAACTTGGTGCCGCTGGCAGAAATGGAAGAAAGGTACTTGCGCTGGGCGCGCCAGATCCATCTGGGTGATCGCCGCAGTCTGGCGCACTCCCTGGGTATCAGCGAACGCACCTTGTACCGGAAACTGGAGAGTATCAGCGGCCTCCCGGAACAGGTCGAGCATGCCTAA
- a CDS encoding alpha/beta hydrolase — translation MPNSPMDDEPLDWSPGSWQRPAARKAAPILLLLHGLGASQEDMQGLAERLDPQQQVHLLTLNAPQRPVTLNRGYVMPAWYDLLGLGPDSAEDRAGMEEMAAALRRALAPVLRGRELILGGFSQGAALSLYLHLHAGFAARTLLIFSGYLPLRHETPSAHANSAPIFWGHGREDDILPLSYAQWGEEILLRQGYSVTREDYPMAHSVIAEEISAARSFLEQHGMYRGVPTR, via the coding sequence ATGCCTAATTCTCCGATGGATGATGAGCCGCTGGACTGGTCTCCCGGCTCTTGGCAGCGCCCTGCGGCGCGGAAGGCGGCGCCGATTCTCTTACTGCTGCATGGCCTGGGTGCAAGCCAGGAGGATATGCAGGGGCTGGCAGAGCGTCTCGATCCGCAGCAGCAAGTGCACCTGCTTACCCTGAATGCACCGCAGCGCCCGGTAACCTTGAATCGCGGCTATGTCATGCCAGCCTGGTATGACCTTTTGGGTCTCGGGCCGGACTCCGCTGAGGACCGCGCCGGCATGGAGGAGATGGCTGCGGCCTTGCGCCGTGCATTGGCGCCGGTATTGAGGGGCCGCGAACTGATCTTGGGAGGGTTCTCCCAAGGCGCGGCACTGTCCTTGTACTTACATCTGCATGCCGGTTTTGCCGCCCGCACTTTGTTGATCTTCAGTGGTTATTTGCCGCTGCGACACGAAACGCCATCGGCACACGCAAATTCCGCCCCCATTTTTTGGGGGCATGGACGCGAGGACGATATTCTCCCCCTCAGCTACGCCCAGTGGGGCGAGGAGATTTTGCTGCGGCAGGGCTACTCTGTCACGCGCGAAGACTATCCCATGGCGCACAGCGTCATCGCCGAAGAAATCTCTGCCGCGCGCTCCTTCCTGGAGCAACACGGTATGTATAGGGGAGTGCCTACTCGTTAG
- a CDS encoding dihydrolipoyl dehydrogenase family protein has translation MKEFDIVIIGSGPGGYRAAVLGALRGKKVAIIEKGIWGGTCLNRGCVPKKDWHETAKWIENSRHFAARGILGESLRGDMAQAWEHQRKVVETVRESYVDYLKRLGVQMYSGIGSYRSAREISIRDAQGEETIQAQYSIIATGSTPRLPKGAYLQPGKILHSDMLFDDGVPAGDTVVIVGGGVIGTEFAYIFTQLGKQVRWLVNSAPLHHLRYSPQAKDALMDALKELQIVPRNKFAVTDSGIDAARAWVANAEGEKESADWVLFATGRQAHTEALGLENTAVVLDAHGFVITNAHLETAEPGIYAIGDVVGPYMNANQALADATLVIDNILKGNEQSRAPLWVPELVYSAVELARIGMDDEQAEDEGLEPAVGFAAFESSPRALGQDDTRGFARILADMDSGELLGGEIVGRDAGELIHLLAAGGERDTLLRRIAQSPVNHPSRAEELLNATETLAARWGLGEFIFAD, from the coding sequence ATGAAAGAGTTCGACATTGTCATCATTGGTAGTGGGCCGGGCGGCTACCGGGCGGCGGTGCTCGGCGCATTGCGGGGGAAAAAGGTCGCGATCATCGAAAAGGGGATCTGGGGCGGAACCTGCCTCAATCGCGGCTGCGTCCCCAAGAAGGATTGGCACGAGACCGCCAAGTGGATCGAAAACAGTCGCCATTTCGCGGCGCGCGGCATTCTTGGGGAATCCTTACGCGGCGATATGGCGCAAGCCTGGGAGCACCAGCGCAAAGTGGTGGAAACCGTACGCGAGAGCTATGTCGACTACCTCAAACGCCTGGGTGTGCAGATGTATAGTGGGATAGGCAGCTACCGCAGCGCGCGCGAAATTAGCATTCGCGATGCGCAAGGCGAAGAAACCATTCAGGCACAGTACAGCATCATCGCCACTGGCTCCACACCCCGGCTGCCAAAAGGCGCGTATTTACAACCCGGCAAGATCCTGCATAGCGATATGCTCTTCGATGATGGCGTGCCCGCAGGGGATACCGTAGTCATCGTCGGTGGCGGCGTGATCGGTACCGAGTTTGCCTATATTTTTACCCAGCTCGGCAAGCAGGTCCGCTGGTTAGTGAATTCCGCACCTCTCCATCACCTGCGTTACTCGCCACAGGCCAAAGATGCCTTGATGGATGCGCTCAAGGAATTGCAGATCGTGCCGCGCAACAAATTCGCCGTGACCGATTCTGGCATAGACGCTGCGCGGGCATGGGTCGCCAATGCGGAGGGGGAAAAGGAATCCGCTGACTGGGTACTCTTTGCCACAGGACGCCAAGCCCACACCGAGGCCCTTGGTTTAGAGAATACCGCCGTCGTTCTCGACGCACACGGATTCGTCATCACCAATGCGCATCTGGAAACCGCAGAGCCAGGAATCTATGCCATTGGCGACGTGGTCGGCCCGTACATGAACGCCAACCAGGCCCTCGCCGACGCCACGCTGGTCATCGATAATATCCTCAAAGGCAATGAACAGAGCCGCGCACCTCTTTGGGTGCCAGAGCTCGTATATTCCGCTGTAGAGCTGGCACGCATTGGCATGGATGATGAGCAGGCGGAAGATGAGGGCTTAGAACCAGCGGTGGGCTTTGCTGCTTTCGAAAGCTCGCCGCGGGCCCTGGGTCAGGACGATACCCGCGGTTTTGCGCGCATCCTCGCAGATATGGATAGCGGAGAACTACTGGGCGGAGAGATTGTCGGGCGCGATGCCGGAGAACTGATCCACTTGTTGGCGGCGGGCGGAGAGCGGGACACCCTCCTGCGGCGCATTGCCCAATCCCCCGTCAACCATCCCAGTCGCGCCGAGGAGTTGCTCAATGCGACGGAAACCCTGGCGGCCCGCTGGGGCCTGGGGGAGTTCATTTTCGCGGACTAA
- a CDS encoding universal stress protein, with product MAEHLILTAVDGSQNALVAAGVAAKFASLLSGRLGLVTVLQVPRVPLGFGSGLFSDGLRDRLMEEARAEAEKTLQGVAERIHEACGLQMPEYFIATGIPEVEIPKIVVADPQIMMVVVGRQGFGTESKPRGLPHALGDLGAKLSLSLKVPVLTVPSDALDGQICAGIDKLRSQAESEEG from the coding sequence ATGGCGGAACATCTCATACTGACAGCGGTCGACGGCTCGCAAAATGCGCTGGTGGCGGCAGGGGTGGCAGCAAAATTTGCCAGCTTGCTCTCGGGACGTCTGGGCCTGGTGACGGTGCTACAGGTACCGCGGGTGCCGTTGGGCTTCGGTAGCGGACTGTTCTCCGATGGGCTGCGCGATCGGTTGATGGAAGAGGCGCGCGCCGAGGCAGAAAAAACCTTGCAAGGGGTGGCTGAGCGCATCCATGAGGCCTGCGGCTTGCAAATGCCGGAGTATTTCATTGCCACGGGGATTCCCGAGGTCGAGATACCCAAAATCGTTGTTGCTGATCCGCAGATCATGATGGTGGTCGTCGGTCGTCAGGGGTTTGGTACCGAGAGTAAACCGCGAGGTTTGCCCCATGCTTTGGGGGATCTTGGGGCAAAACTCAGCTTGAGTTTGAAGGTGCCCGTGCTGACAGTACCCAGCGATGCCCTGGACGGCCAGATCTGTGCCGGGATCGATAAACTGCGTTCACAAGCCGAAAGCGAGGAGGGCTGA
- a CDS encoding sulfite exporter TauE/SafE family protein, whose protein sequence is MEIYLPIAHMDINIAMIVGFGLIVGFLSGLTGVGGGFLITPLLIFVGVPPLIAVGTGAAQIVGASAVGSYAHWRLGNVDMRMAIVLLIGSWTGGLIGVRVARILEQSGHFGLVVSFLYVGLLGFIGVSMLIEALMAVRGKKKSKPVQDKKSSWVDRLPWQMDFPVSGLRTTILLPLGLGVAVGVLTALMGVGGGFVMVPIMLYVLKMPTKVVVGTSLFQLLFTTAEVGILQAGMNHAVDPYLALALVVGSIFGTQFGARLGARMPGEQLRLVLALVVVAVAVKMGLGLVIPPTDVFQVTQVL, encoded by the coding sequence GTGGAGATTTACCTGCCCATTGCCCACATGGACATCAATATCGCGATGATCGTGGGTTTTGGTCTGATCGTGGGTTTTCTTTCCGGGCTTACCGGAGTGGGTGGGGGATTTTTGATTACTCCCCTACTGATCTTTGTTGGGGTCCCGCCCTTGATTGCCGTGGGTACGGGGGCAGCGCAGATCGTTGGCGCGTCAGCGGTGGGAAGCTACGCCCACTGGCGTCTGGGCAACGTGGATATGCGCATGGCGATTGTCTTGCTCATTGGGAGCTGGACGGGCGGTCTGATTGGTGTACGCGTCGCCAGAATTTTGGAGCAGAGCGGGCATTTTGGCCTGGTTGTCTCTTTTCTCTATGTTGGTCTGCTCGGATTCATCGGCGTTTCCATGCTGATCGAAGCCCTCATGGCGGTGCGCGGCAAGAAGAAAAGCAAGCCAGTGCAAGACAAGAAATCAAGCTGGGTAGATCGTTTACCCTGGCAAATGGATTTTCCCGTATCCGGCCTGCGCACAACCATCTTGTTGCCTTTGGGACTCGGGGTTGCCGTTGGTGTGCTGACGGCATTGATGGGTGTTGGTGGTGGTTTTGTCATGGTTCCCATCATGCTCTACGTGCTCAAGATGCCGACCAAGGTCGTGGTTGGCACCTCCCTGTTCCAGTTGCTTTTTACCACCGCGGAGGTGGGCATTTTGCAGGCGGGTATGAATCACGCGGTTGATCCCTACCTGGCCCTGGCCCTGGTGGTCGGTTCCATTTTTGGTACCCAGTTTGGTGCCCGCTTGGGAGCGCGCATGCCGGGTGAGCAACTACGCCTTGTCTTGGCCTTGGTCGTCGTCGCCGTGGCAGTGAAGATGGGGCTGGGCTTGGTCATCCCCCCTACTGATGTCTTCCAAGTCACGCAGGTGCTCTGA